In Acidimicrobiales bacterium, one genomic interval encodes:
- a CDS encoding PDZ domain-containing protein, whose protein sequence is MEPDDGMEEERPLTPLLPPDDRLWRHPSEMHLAPGTGGGGPGKFTDGPPSGGLGSERSGGHRIWVVAVVAGFVGAFVASGVGMVTGVFEQQTTVVRSVTSGGPGLTLTSDSAGSAASIDWTQIDDTLAQSVVSVSVNGASGPATGSGLMFLQGSSNSYIVTDSALFDGGGAITVSYLSGETERAHLVGSDPISGIALLSVASREGLIPALGSVAQLRVASPVLAIGARTSAGGSVFAGSVTAEDRQVDVAGGLVMQNMIAAAASQVPESIGGGPLVDGQGRVVGITVALDPTNATDQGLVFAVPVDMAVRVSQELLSGGKVDHPWLGISDAADLSTAVARQLGLSGGAQVGQVLPGSPASRIGLNPNDIITSFNGSPVTSTGTFTHLLSVCTPGKQAPISYIHDGLARTASVLVSNQPDGY, encoded by the coding sequence GTGGAACCAGACGACGGCATGGAGGAAGAGCGCCCGCTCACGCCGTTGTTACCGCCAGACGACAGGCTGTGGCGGCATCCCTCGGAGATGCATCTTGCCCCCGGAACGGGTGGCGGGGGGCCCGGAAAATTCACCGATGGACCGCCATCTGGGGGCCTCGGGTCGGAACGATCCGGGGGCCACCGGATATGGGTCGTGGCGGTCGTCGCCGGCTTCGTAGGAGCCTTCGTCGCATCGGGCGTGGGCATGGTCACGGGGGTCTTTGAGCAGCAGACAACAGTCGTGCGCTCGGTCACATCAGGTGGGCCCGGGCTCACGCTCACCTCCGATAGCGCGGGGAGCGCGGCATCGATCGACTGGACCCAGATCGACGACACCCTCGCCCAATCGGTCGTGTCTGTGAGCGTCAACGGTGCGAGCGGTCCGGCGACGGGTTCCGGGCTCATGTTCCTGCAGGGAAGTTCGAACTCCTACATCGTCACGGACAGCGCTCTCTTCGACGGTGGGGGTGCGATCACCGTGTCGTATCTCTCCGGCGAGACTGAAAGAGCCCACTTGGTCGGCTCTGATCCGATAAGCGGAATTGCTCTGCTGTCGGTCGCGAGCCGGGAGGGGCTGATCCCCGCACTGGGTTCGGTGGCACAGCTCAGAGTCGCCAGCCCGGTACTTGCGATCGGGGCGAGGACGTCGGCGGGAGGATCCGTTTTCGCCGGGTCGGTCACCGCCGAGGACCGTCAGGTTGATGTCGCCGGCGGACTCGTCATGCAGAACATGATCGCGGCGGCGGCTTCGCAGGTGCCCGAATCGATAGGCGGCGGACCTCTCGTCGACGGCCAAGGACGCGTCGTTGGCATAACCGTTGCGCTCGACCCGACCAACGCGACCGATCAGGGACTCGTCTTCGCCGTACCTGTCGACATGGCCGTTCGTGTCTCGCAGGAGCTGCTGTCAGGCGGCAAGGTCGACCACCCGTGGCTGGGGATCTCCGACGCGGCGGACCTCTCGACCGCAGTCGCCCGCCAGCTCGGCCTGTCGGGCGGGGCGCAGGTCGGTCAGGTCCTCCCGGGAAGCCCCGCCAGCCGGATCGGGCTCAACCCCAACGACATCATCACGTCGTTCAACGGGTCGCCGGTCACCTCGACTGGAACGTTCACCCACCTTCTCTCCGTGTGCACGCCCGGAAAACAAGCTCCCATCAGCTACATCCACGACGGCCTCGCCAGGACCGCGTCGGTGTTGGTTTCGAACCAGCCCGACGGCTACTAG
- a CDS encoding molybdenum cofactor biosynthesis protein MoaE: MQSAAAHGPSRVGEEGANVWVVLTDAPLSYERAAEWVTRPDCGAVVLFGGTVRDHSEGRPGVSELEYEAYEGQVERRLEEIAAEAKSKWPSVGRVALLHRIGVLAVTDCSVIVAVSAGHRAEGFEAARYCIDTLKRTVPIWKRERWSGGEDWGTGSAPVEEVASPVGDAAGAGT; encoded by the coding sequence GTGCAAAGCGCGGCCGCGCACGGACCGAGCAGGGTTGGAGAAGAGGGCGCGAACGTCTGGGTGGTACTGACTGATGCCCCCCTGTCGTACGAGCGCGCCGCGGAGTGGGTCACTCGGCCTGACTGTGGGGCCGTCGTTCTTTTCGGCGGAACGGTGAGGGACCATTCGGAAGGACGGCCGGGCGTTAGCGAGCTCGAGTACGAGGCCTACGAAGGGCAGGTGGAGCGCCGCCTCGAGGAGATCGCAGCGGAAGCGAAGTCGAAGTGGCCGAGCGTAGGAAGGGTCGCGCTCCTACACCGCATAGGCGTGCTGGCGGTGACCGATTGCTCGGTAATCGTCGCCGTGTCCGCGGGTCATCGTGCTGAGGGGTTCGAAGCGGCGCGCTACTGCATCGACACGTTGAAGCGGACGGTTCCGATCTGGAAGCGTGAACGTTGGAGCGGCGGCGAGGATTGGGGAACCGGCTCGGCACCGGTCGAAGAGGTTGCTTCACCGGTCGGGGATGCTGCTGGGGCGGGGACGTGA